One genomic region from Cardiocondyla obscurior isolate alpha-2009 linkage group LG01, Cobs3.1, whole genome shotgun sequence encodes:
- the LOC139106347 gene encoding pyrokinin-1 receptor: MISSAMANVTAAFQDAEDPWRFSADGNLKELRSTAVDANPRCDNYSSAIAAFLGDKNGSAVRRDSLSIVIPITILYVVIFFTGLIGNISTCVVIARNKSMHTATNYYLFSLAISDLLLLVFGLPPEMYYIWSHFPYVFGEAFCIIQSFASETSANATVLTITAFTIERYVAICHPFISHTMSKPSRAIKFVVAIWVLALCLAVPQAIQFGIIVDYSANGTADLDSARCSLRWTIIEHAFEFSTILFFVLPMTIITVLYVLIAIKLRRSNLLTTTVRNRHHVPGALNHMDSSRGRTTAQRNVIRMLVAVVVAFFICWAPFHAQRLLAVYAQSSSQPHDTIVVIYTALTYASGVLYYLSTTINPVLYNIMSNKFREAFKSMLPKYCIKMFSCHKGNRRQPTYSSLSRYQRSTRHRFDDAQPSPSISISDDRQRLTLIALTNTSSYEPNGLSVLQKKRDGRPNIAAAIRETVSCRDYTRKVSRDSDSGQFTTVTSLNNQGLNNKGNNNANECLLRIHKPQKTVTLGIITERLGLGTKGFFTQHRKNSPTNPTKSKSENVIATPSRFPSIESANTISNSSLQDLDETEFTGSELARYMGELNFELT; encoded by the exons ATGATTTCGAGCGCGATGGCGAACGTCACCGCGGCCTTTCAAGACGCCGAGGACCCCTGGAGGTTCTCGGCAGATGGCAATCTAAAGGAGCTACGGTCCACGGCCGTCGACGCGAATCCGCGATGCGACAACTACTCGAGCGCGATCGCCGCCTTTCTCGGCGATAAAAACGGATCTGCGGTACGCCGGGACTCGCTGTCCATCGTGATACCGATCACGATACTCTACGTCGTTATCTTTTTCACCGGTCTCATCGGTAACATCTCTACGTGCGTGGTGATCGCGCGCAACAAGTCCATGCACACCGCCACCAATTACTACCTCTTCAGCCTCGCGATATCCGACCTGCTGCTACTCGTTTTCGGCCTACCACCGGAAATGTATTACATATGGTCGCACTTTCCCTACGTATTCGGCGAGGCCTTCTGCATCATTCAGAGCTTCGCCTCGGAGACCTCGGCGAACGCTACCGTTCTCACCATCACTGCTTTTACCATTGAGAG ATACGTGGCGATATGTCATCCCTTCATCTCGCACACGATGTCGAAGCCGTCCCGAGCGATAAAATTCGTGGTGGCGATCTGGGTGTTAGCTCTTTGCCTGGCCGTACCGCAGGCCATCCAGTTCGGCATCATCGTCGACTACTCCGCTAACGGCACCGCCGATCTGGACAGCGCCAGGTGCTCGCTAAGGTGGACAATAATCGAGCACGCCTTCGAGTTCTCGACTATCTTATTCTTCGTGCTACCGATGACAATCATCACCGTGCTCTATGTGCTGATCGCTATCAAGCTACGGCGCTCGAACCTACTCACCACCACCGTCAGAAACAGGCATCACGTACCCGGTGCATTGAATCACATGGACAGCAGCCGCGGAAGGACGACCGCACAGAGGAACGTTATTCGCATGCTCG TCGCGGTGGTGGTGGCCTTTTTCATCTGCTGGGCGCCGTTTCACGCTCAGAGGCTGCTCGCCGTGTACGCTCAAAGTTCGTCTCAGCCGCACGATACCATAGTCGTAATCTACACCGCTCTCACGTACGCTTCCGGAGTACTCTACTATTTATCCACGACGATCAATCCGGTTCTTTACAATATTATGTCCAACAAGTTCAGAGAGGCTTTCAAG TCGATGCTACCCAAGTATTGCATCAAAATGTTCTCGTGTCACAAAGGCAACCGTCGACAACCGACTTACAGCAGCCTATCGCGGTATCAGAGATCGACGAGGCATCGATTCGACGACGCTCAACCCTCACCCTCGATATCCATCAGCGACGATCGGCAACGATTAACGCTTATCGCATTGACGAACACGAGCTCTTACGAGCCGAACGGGCTCTCCGTGTTGCAGAAGAAGCGAGACGGCCGACCTAACATCGCGGCCGCGATCAGAGAGACCGTCAGCTGTCGGGATTATACTAGAAAAGTATCGAGAGATTCCGACAGCGGGCAATTTACCACGGTGACATCGTTAAACAACCAAGGCCTAAATAATAAAGGAAACAATAATGCTAATGAATGCCTATTAAGGATCCACAAACCTCAGAAGACTGTCACTTTag GAATCATCACGGAGAGATTGGGCCTCGGTACAAAGGGGTTTTTCACTCAGCATCGGAAAAACTCGCCGACCAATCCAACGAAATCTAAATCGGAGAACGTCATTGCGACACCGTCGCGATTCCCGAGTATCGAAAGCGCAAATACGATTAGCAATTCCAGCCTGCAGGACCTCGACGAGACCGAGTTCACCGGATCGGAGCTGGCGCGTTACATGGGCGAGTTAAATTTCGAGCTCACCTGA
- the LOC139104557 gene encoding glutamyl aminopeptidase, protein MGSNKVGSRPKGGALRLNGGTASTTVSESLRRNNVVSALLCFTCGACFVLSLICTCLATLVVLLDHSVEAASYGRQDSSIPEAYTTMSATDETFRLPREVIPITYDLLLHPKLQKGTFSGKVTILIDVRDDRRTIALHQKDLNITSAKLTTYGLNEDYEIDISSISQPTKYEIFVISTKNEIKSGLYNLSLEFTGNLRDKIIGFYSSTYRYNNETRYIATTKFEPTYARQSFPCFDEPEFKAEFLVKLVYPMDDCYSALSNMDVKNTELNVPERGLATATFSKTVPMSTYLACFIISDFISTSEMAKGLEGREFPVSVYTTKLQSKEKRAFAVDIGVKAIEYLINLFKIDYPLPKLDMAAIPDFMAGAMENWGLVTYRETRVLYDHRRNSVYDKRDVINVICHELAHMWFGNLVTMKWWNDLWLNEGFATFMASKCSDEILPNQGYMEEFPVEVMQNVFVADSKLSSHPIVHDVQNADDISSFFDGISYKKGASIIRMMENFFGPDVFFGAISAYLTKYAYRNAETADLFRVLQDSVGSKLNVTGIMDTWTLQEGFPVVNVKKSGNKFVLTQKRFLDDPDAISDPTKSKFGYRWTIPIEYITNKNSHPTLIWFDKDKTEVTIDVDERITWIKFNAGQVGFYRVNYNNEWVTFKELLRAHHTKLPAADRANLLDDLFSLADAAELEYDIVMDVIMYLTEEYHALPWTVVKSKLMTMYKLLASTNENHLVESFQSYVIELVRAIYNDISWTIDTVEDTSLTQIDNRARAVVIELACAMGLPECLKKAGELFDDWLLLQKPQHPDISELIYYYGTRYHSDENKWRGMLEKFKHETDPSEKNKLMAGLAGIHSTKLLREYITLVTDEKYVRTQDFLKCLTIISKNPDGTSLVWDWVRENWGFLVNRYSLNDRYLGELIPSVTSSFATQTKLDEIKAFFEKYPEAGAGAESRAKTLETVTKNIKWLAKNSKPLNNWLQKNLHL, encoded by the exons ATGGGCAGCAACAAAGTCGGAAGCCGGCCGAAAGGCGGCGCGCTTCGTCTGAACGGTGGTACAGCATCAACAACGGTATCGGAGTCACTTCGTCGCAACAACGTCGTTTCTGCACTCCTCTGCTTTACCTGCGGTGCCTGCTTTGTTCTGAGTTTAATTTGCACTTGTTTGGCGACGTTAGTCGTTCTACTCGATCATTCAGTCGAGGCGGCGAGCTACGGCCGACAAG ATTCAAGCATACCAGAAGCATATACGACAATGTCTGCTACCGATGAAACTTTCAGATTACCGAGAGAAGTTATCCCTATCACCTACGATCTTCTCTTACACCCGAAACTTCAAAAGGGCACGTTTTCCGGTAAAGTGACCATCCTTATTGATGTTCGCGACGACAGAAGAACCATAGCCCTTCATCAAAAGGACCTCAACATCACGTCCGCGAAATTAACAACGTACGGTCTAAACGAGGACTACGAAATCGATATCTCATCCATCAGCCAGCCTacgaaatatgaaatatttgtcATATCAACCAAGAACGAAATTAAATCCGGATTATATAACTTGAGCCTAGAATTTACTGGAAATCTCAGGGACAAAATAATCGGATTCTATTCCAGCACGTATCGATATAACAATGAAACcag gtATATCGCTACTACTAAATTCGAGCCAACTTATGCGAGACAATCTTTTCCGTGTTTCGACGAACCTGAATTCAAGGCGGAATTTTTGGTCAAACTAGTTTATCCAATGGACGATTGCTACAGTGCCTTATCTAACATGGATGTAAag AATACTGAATTAAACGTACCGGAACGTGGCCTAGCAACGGCGACCTTTTCGAAAACCGTACCTATGTCAACGTACCTAGCGTGTTTTATCATCAGTGACTTTATTAGTACAAGTGAAATGGCAAAGGGTTTAGAAGGTCGGGAATTTCCGGTCAGCGTCTACACCACGAAACTTCAGTCGAAGGAAAAGAGAGCTTTTGCAGTGGACATTGGCGTTAAAGCAATTGAATATCTCATAAACTTGTTCAAAATAGATTATCCGTTACCAAAACTCG ACATGGCTGCCATTCCTGATTTTATGGCCGGCGCTATGGAGAATTGGGGTTTAGTCACTTACAGAGAAACAAGAGTTCTTTACGACCACCGTCGTAATTCCGTTTACGACAAGCGCGACGTCATCAACGTAATCTGCCACGAGCTGGCGCACATGTGGTTCGGAAATCTCg TGACCATGAAATGGTGGAACGACTTGTGGCTAAATGAGGGCTTTGCTACGTTTATGGCATCTAAATGTTCAGATGAGATTTTACCAAACCAGGGATAC ATGGAGGAGTTTCCAGTTGAAGTAATGCAAAACGTGTTCGTTGCCGACTCAAAGTTGAGCTCTCACCCTATAGTTCATGACGTTCAAAACGCGGACGATATCTCGTCATTCTTTGATGGAATATCTTACAAAAAG GGAGCGTCCATAATCCGAATGATGGAGAACTTTTTTGGACCCGATGTCTTTTTCGGTGCTATCAGTGCCTATCTGACTAAATATGCCTATCGGAACGCGGAAACGGCAGATCTCTTCAGGGTTTTGCAAGATTCGGTCGGGAGCAAATTAAACGTGACAGGTATCATGGATACTTGGACTCTACAAGAAGGCTTTCCCGTCGTCAACGTGAAAAAATCCGGGAACAAATTTGTATTAACGCAAAAACGATTCCTCGACGATCCGGATGCTATTTCCGATCCCACAAAATCTAAGTTTGG ATACCGATGGACTATACCTATCGAATATATTACTAACAAAAATAGTCATCCTACTCTTATATGGTTCGACAAAGATAAGACTGAAG tgACAATCGACGTTGACGAACGTATTACATGGATCAAATTTAATGCTGGTCAAGTTGGTTTTTATCGAGTTAACTATAATAATGAGTGGGTAACGTTCAAGGAGCTACTTCGAGCTCACCATACG AAGTTACCAGCAGCGGACCGGGCAAACCTTTTAGACGATTTATTCAGCTTAGCCGATGCCGCCGAACTCGAATACGATATCGTGATGGACGTAATTATGTATCTTACTGAAGAATATCACGCCCTTCCGTGGACGGTTGTGAAATCAAAATTGATGACGATGTACAAACTTTTAGCTTCCACAAATGAGAACCACCTCGTAGAATCTTTCCAA AGTTACGTCATCGAGTTAGTACGAGCCATTTATAATGATATATCGTGGACTATCGATACCGTTGAAGACACGTCGTTAACGCAAATTGATAACAGAGCGCGAGCGGTGGTAATTGAACTGGCTTGTGCAATGGGCTTACCCGAATGCCTGAAAAAAGCCGGAGAACTTTTCGACGACTGGCTGCTGCTACAGAAACCGCAACATCCTGACATtagcgaattaatttattactacg gtaCGCGCTATCACTCGGACGAGAACAAATGGCGTGGCATGCTTGAGAAATTCAAACACGAAACCGATCCcagcgagaaaaataaattaatggcAGGACTGGCAGGCATACATTCCACTAAGCTTTTAAGAGA atacATCACTTTAGTAACTGATGAGAAATACGTCCGCACTCAAGACTTCTTGAAGTGCTTGAcgataatttcgaaaaatcCTGACGGCACGTCGCTAGTATGGGACTGGGTGCGAGAGAATTGGGGATTCCTAGTCAACAGATATTCGCTGAACGACCGATATCTCGGTGAACTGATACCATCTGTGACAAGTTCCTTTGCCACGCAAACTAAGCTGGACGAGATTAAAGCCTTCTTCGAGAAATATCCCGAAGCCGGTGCCGGTGCGGAAAGTCGAGCCAAAACTCTCGAGACAGTAACGAAGAATATCAAATGGCTCGCTAAGAACAGTAAACCTCTCAATAATTGGTTGCAGAAGAACTTGCACCTTTAA
- the LOC139106373 gene encoding glutathione S-transferase-like: MPSYKLTYFPITALAEPIRFLFSYAGIEFVDERFDREDWPKLKPTMPFGKVPVIEVDGKKIDQSVAICRYLAKQGGLAGKNDWEALEIDSTVDTIHDLRQNIAKYHYESNEQAKETYRKAANEIVPFYLERLDAQVKKNGGYFVGGALSWADLTFVGLLDYLDHMMGESIIKKYENLKQLQKKVEEEPAIKSWIEKRPPTVYPN, from the exons aTGCCTTCCTACAAGTTGACCTACTTCCCCATCACGGCATTGGCCGAGCCAATACGATTTTTGTTTAGCTATGCTGGCATTGAATTTGTGGATGAACGTTTCGATAGAGAAGATTGGCCAAAACTTAAACCAA ctatgCCATTCGGCAAAGTGCCGGTGATTGAAGTAGATGGAAAGAAGATCGATCAGTCTGTAGCAATTTGCCGTTACTTGGCAAAGCAAGGTGGTCTTGCTGGCAAAAACGATTGGGAAGCTTTGGAAATTGACTCAACTGTTGATACTATACATGATTTGCGCCAaa ATATTGCTAAATATCACTATGAGAGTAATGAACAAGCCAAAGAAACGTACCGTAAAGCCGCTAACGAGATAGTGCCATTCTATTTGGAACGTTTGGACGCTCAAGTGAAAAAGAACGGTGGTTATTTTGTCGGGGGAGCTTTATCATGGGCCGACTTAACTTTTGTCGGTCTTTTGGACTATTTGGATCACATGATGGGAGAgagcattattaaaaagtatgaGAATCTGAAACAACTCCAAAAGAAAGTCGAGGAAGAACCAGCCATCAAGAGTTGGATTGAGAAGCGTCCACCGACTGTCTAcccaaattaa
- the LOC139108309 gene encoding uncharacterized protein codes for MPSYKLIYFHLTGLAEPIRFLFSYADIEFVDERIDKNDWPKLKPTMPFGKVPVLEVDGKRINQSKAICRYLAKQCGLAGKNNLESLEIDSAVDTMQDLCECIYQNSERAKIEKVEIADETVLCYLKGLDAQVKKNDGYFVGGALTWADLTFVALLDYMDHRMKRNIVDKYENLKQLREKVEKIPNIKNWIEKRPPALYEDYVKGRMSRSNWNNYLDTQLRVLRHVTTNSPNETLRELSCSRSVNRFTALSQSPESEFFRKVIKTMSTYKLTYFNVTGLGESIRYLLSYLGINFEDVRLNFDNWPDHKSSTPMGQVPVLEIDGKKYHQSRAIGRFLAKKANLYGSDDVEAMEIDASIDSMDDARQALSLYYWQQDPAFKEKLKEIAFEKWPYYLNKFEEQVKKNGGYFVGGKLSWADILWAAYSDYLSFVLNGDPNKDHPELKKLVDKVRALPKIKAYIEKRPKTQL; via the exons ATGCCTTCCTATAAGCTAATTTACTTCCATCTTACGGGATTAGCTGAGCCTATTCGTTTTCTGTTTAGTTACGCTGATATTGAATTCGTAGATGAACGTATTGACAAAAATGATTGGCCGAAACTGAAACCAA cGATGCCATTCGGCAAAGTACCTGTGCTTGAAGTAGacggaaaaagaattaatcaGTCCAAAGCCATTTGCCGCTATTTAGCGAAACAGTGTGGTCTTGCTGGCAAGAATAATTTGGAATCTTTGGAAATTGACTCGGCTGTCGACACCATGCAAGATTTATGTGAAT gtATTTATCAAAATAGCGAACGGgctaaaatagaaaaagtcGAGATTGCTGATGAAACGGTTCTGTGTTACTTGAAGGGATTGGATGCTCAAGTAAAAAAGAATGACGGCTACTTTGTTGGCGGTGCATTGACGTGGGCCGATCTCACTTTCGTAGCTCTTTTGGATTATATGGATCATcgaatgaaaagaaatatcgttgataaatatgaaaatctgAAACAACTGCGAGAGAAAGTCGAAAAAATACCGAACATTAAAAATTGGATAGAAAAGCGTCCGCCGGCTTTATACGaagattat GTGAAAGGGCGTATGTCCCGGAGTAACTGGAATAACTATCTAGATACGCAGTTACGAGTGTTACGACACGTTACTACTAACAGTCCCAACGAAACGCTCAGAGAGCTCAGTTGTTCTCGATCCGTCAACAGGTTTACAGCTCTGAGTCAGTCGCCAGAGTCTGAATTTTTCC GCAAAGTGATAAAG ACCATGTCGACGTACAAGCTAACGTATTTCAATGTTACCGGCCTTGGAGAGTCAATTAGATATTTACTAAGCTATCTCGGCATCAACTTCGAGGATGTCAGACTCAACTTCGACAATTGGCCCGATCATAAatcaa GTACGCCGATGGGACAAGTGCCGGTTCTTGAGATTGACGGTAAGAAATATCATCAATCCAGGGCTATCGGTCGTTTCCTCGCGAAGAAGGCCAATTTGTATGGATCCGACGATGTTGAGGCCATGGAGATCGACGCCTCCATCGATTCCATGGACGATGCAAGACAAG CTCTGTCCCTTTATTATTGGCAACAAGATCCCGCTTTTAAAGAGAAGCTCAAGGAGATTGCCTTCGAAAAGTGGccttattatttaaacaagtTTGAAGAGCAAGTTAAAAAGAATGGTGGATACTTCGTAGGTGGCAAg TTGTCGTGGGCAGATATCCTGTGGGCTGCTTATAGCGATTACCTCAGTTTTGTTCTGAATGGAGACCCGAACAAGGACCATCCCGAATTGAAAAAGCTCGTGGACAAAGTTCGTGCTTTGCCCAAAATTAAAGCATACATCGAGAAGCGGCCGAAGactcaattataa